A single region of the Pseudomonas sp. B21-023 genome encodes:
- the cysC gene encoding adenylyl-sulfate kinase, translated as MHHAGSDERPPARARPGAVIWLTGLSGAGKSTLAQALARQLDELGHGCYVLDGDVLRTGLNADLGFSPQDRHENIRRTGEVAALFADAGLICIAALISPYHAGRAAARQACKAGFHEVYVKADLATCEARDPKGLYRRARAGELPAFTGINAPYEVPERPELVVETAQVPLPIATAQLLAYVQQRVLHQTQ; from the coding sequence GTGCATCACGCAGGAAGCGATGAACGTCCACCGGCACGTGCCCGCCCTGGCGCGGTAATCTGGCTCACCGGCCTGTCGGGCGCGGGCAAGTCGACATTGGCCCAGGCCCTGGCCCGGCAGCTCGATGAGCTGGGGCATGGCTGCTACGTGCTCGACGGTGATGTACTGCGCACAGGGCTGAATGCCGACCTGGGTTTCTCACCCCAGGATCGCCACGAAAACATCCGCCGTACGGGTGAGGTGGCGGCGCTGTTCGCCGATGCCGGGCTGATCTGCATTGCCGCGTTGATCTCGCCCTATCACGCGGGGCGCGCCGCCGCGCGCCAGGCCTGCAAGGCGGGCTTCCACGAAGTGTACGTCAAGGCCGACCTGGCCACCTGCGAGGCCCGCGACCCCAAGGGCCTGTATCGCCGCGCCCGGGCGGGAGAGCTGCCTGCCTTCACCGGGATCAATGCGCCGTACGAGGTGCCGGAGCGCCCGGAGCTGGTGGTGGAGACGGCACAAGTGCCGCTGCCGATAGCAACGGCGCAACTGCTGGCGTACGTACAGCAGCGGGTACTGCACCAAACGCAGTAG
- a CDS encoding MFS transporter, translated as MPAAASPRFTLFTASAVCAVIILDTNIVAVSLPSIARDLSGSFSDIEWVVSAYLLAFAACLLPAGSLADRFGRRRMLLLGLALFGAASLACGAAPSLLFLDLARAAKGIGAALLLTAALAAIGNRFHAPQERMRAWAFWGACMGATITFAPLLGGLIASTLGWRWIFYINLPLVIVLAVMVVRSIEESRDGSAARFDPLGSLTFAGGLGYLIWALIDANRVGWDSAPTLGRLLIAAFLLGLFVMVERSQARPMVDPGLMRSGRFIGALLGMFAYAACAQVMMTLLPLYLQGGLQLSALAAGAGMLPFAVAMLLTPRLGMRMAARLSSAQVFALGLALVGVGNLACAWATGQGGYAAFALASVVLGAGAGLLNGDTQKNIMACVPRERTGMASGLSTTTRFGAIVLAIGILGGILAARSRQLLRDALAIQAPEALGVAGEMATRVAAGDLQAALALLDPRLREVVAPLARQALIGGFEAVLCSAGVAALIFAVLVGILLNKPLPTGEALQQAAPDIANI; from the coding sequence ATGCCTGCAGCCGCCTCACCACGCTTCACCCTGTTCACCGCCTCGGCGGTGTGCGCCGTGATCATCCTCGACACCAACATCGTTGCGGTCAGCCTGCCCAGCATTGCCCGCGATCTGTCCGGCTCGTTCAGCGACATCGAATGGGTGGTCAGTGCGTATTTGCTGGCGTTCGCTGCCTGCCTGCTACCCGCTGGCAGCCTGGCCGACCGTTTCGGCAGGCGGCGCATGCTGCTGCTCGGCCTGGCGCTGTTCGGCGCGGCCTCGCTGGCGTGCGGCGCCGCGCCGAGCCTGTTGTTCCTTGATCTGGCCCGCGCAGCCAAGGGCATCGGTGCCGCGTTGTTGCTGACTGCCGCACTGGCCGCCATCGGCAACCGTTTCCATGCGCCGCAGGAACGCATGCGGGCCTGGGCCTTCTGGGGCGCCTGCATGGGCGCGACCATCACCTTCGCGCCGCTGCTCGGTGGGCTGATCGCCAGTACCTTGGGCTGGCGCTGGATCTTCTATATCAACCTGCCGCTGGTGATCGTGCTGGCGGTCATGGTCGTACGCAGTATCGAGGAGTCCCGCGACGGTTCGGCGGCGCGGTTCGATCCACTGGGCAGCCTGACTTTCGCCGGTGGCCTGGGCTACCTGATCTGGGCCTTGATCGATGCCAATCGGGTCGGTTGGGACAGTGCTCCCACACTGGGGCGTCTGCTGATCGCCGCGTTCCTGCTTGGCCTGTTCGTGATGGTCGAGCGCAGCCAGGCGCGGCCGATGGTCGACCCCGGCCTGATGCGCAGCGGGCGCTTCATCGGTGCCTTGCTGGGGATGTTTGCCTATGCCGCCTGTGCGCAGGTGATGATGACTTTGCTGCCGTTGTACCTGCAGGGCGGTTTGCAGCTCTCGGCCCTGGCCGCGGGCGCGGGCATGCTGCCGTTCGCCGTGGCCATGCTGCTCACGCCTCGGCTGGGCATGCGCATGGCTGCGCGCCTGTCGTCGGCCCAGGTATTCGCATTGGGGTTGGCCCTGGTCGGGGTGGGCAACCTGGCCTGCGCCTGGGCCACCGGCCAAGGTGGCTATGCCGCGTTCGCCCTGGCCAGTGTCGTGCTGGGCGCCGGAGCCGGGCTGCTCAATGGCGATACGCAGAAGAACATCATGGCCTGCGTACCGCGTGAGCGCACCGGTATGGCTTCGGGGCTGAGCACCACCACGCGCTTTGGGGCCATCGTCCTCGCCATAGGTATTCTCGGCGGCATCCTTGCGGCGCGCAGTAGACAACTGCTGCGCGATGCCCTGGCGATCCAGGCACCCGAGGCGTTGGGTGTGGCGGGGGAGATGGCTACGCGGGTGGCGGCGGGGGATCTGCAGGCCGCGTTGGCGTTGCTCGATCCAAGGCTGAGAGAGGTGGTGGCACCACTGGCGCGCCAGGCGCTCATCGGTGGGTTCGAGGCGGTGCTGTGCAGTGCCGGTGTCGCGGCGCTGATCTTTGCGGTGCTGGTGGGAATATTGCTGAACAAGCCCTTGCCGACCGGGGAGGCTCTTCAGCAGGCAGCACCGGACATTGCAAATATATGA
- a CDS encoding TolC family protein — translation MSRTSRIFAVSVLALAVTGCAVKTQPIDRSVSEQRARADLASMFKGQEALHGPLTLHQAMARAVKYNLEARLKIMEEALAQRQVDLATFDMLPRMALSAGYAGRSNVSASSSQSVLTNTQSLEPSTSQDRDRDVADLTMVWNVLDFGVSYVSAKQQGDQRLIVQERRRKVVQTIIQDVRSAYWRAVAAERLLKQIDALMVRVEQARDNSQRMGDQRIGDPIQALNYQRSLIEATRQLEEQRRALSLAKTELGALINLPPGSELTLAATDDYSVPELKVGLEALEQQALATRPELREQDYQARISAAEVRKSMLRMLPGLEFSAGGHYDSNSFLTNQHWADYGVKVTWNLFNVLSGPASIDVAKAGEQVVEARRQAMSMAILAQLYVANANYNEARRQFATSQQLVALDQQIVEQLRNRHQAQGIGELELIQGELNALQADLRRDLAYAELRNSYGQVFASAGLDPLPQTLPSGELADIAQALGNNEARWQRGDIAPGS, via the coding sequence ATGAGCAGAACATCGAGGATTTTTGCGGTAAGCGTACTGGCACTGGCGGTAACAGGGTGCGCGGTCAAGACCCAACCCATCGACCGCAGTGTCAGCGAGCAGCGGGCGCGGGCGGACCTTGCCAGCATGTTCAAGGGCCAGGAGGCCTTGCATGGGCCGCTGACCCTGCACCAGGCCATGGCTCGTGCGGTCAAGTACAACCTGGAGGCACGCCTCAAGATCATGGAAGAAGCCCTGGCCCAACGCCAGGTCGACCTGGCCACCTTCGACATGCTGCCGCGCATGGCCCTGTCGGCCGGTTACGCCGGGCGCAGCAACGTCAGCGCATCAAGCAGCCAAAGCGTGCTGACCAATACCCAATCCCTGGAGCCATCGACCTCCCAGGACCGCGACCGCGACGTGGCCGACCTGACCATGGTGTGGAACGTGCTCGACTTCGGTGTCAGCTATGTCAGCGCCAAGCAACAGGGCGATCAGCGCCTGATCGTCCAGGAGCGCCGGCGCAAGGTGGTGCAGACCATCATCCAGGACGTACGCTCGGCCTACTGGCGGGCGGTCGCCGCCGAGCGCTTGCTCAAGCAGATCGACGCGCTGATGGTGCGGGTCGAGCAGGCCCGGGACAACAGCCAGCGCATGGGGGACCAGCGCATCGGCGACCCGATCCAGGCGCTCAACTACCAGCGCTCATTGATCGAGGCCACCCGCCAGTTGGAGGAACAGCGCCGTGCGCTGTCGCTGGCCAAGACCGAACTGGGTGCGCTGATCAACCTGCCGCCGGGTAGCGAGCTGACCCTCGCCGCCACTGACGACTACAGCGTGCCGGAGCTCAAGGTGGGCCTCGAAGCGCTGGAGCAGCAGGCCCTGGCCACGCGCCCCGAATTGCGCGAGCAGGACTACCAGGCCCGCATCAGCGCCGCCGAGGTGCGCAAGTCGATGCTGCGCATGTTGCCGGGGTTGGAGTTTTCGGCGGGCGGGCACTACGACAGCAACAGCTTCCTGACCAACCAGCACTGGGCCGATTATGGCGTCAAGGTCACCTGGAACCTGTTCAACGTGCTGTCGGGGCCGGCGTCCATCGACGTCGCCAAGGCTGGCGAGCAGGTGGTCGAGGCGCGTCGCCAGGCGATGTCGATGGCCATCCTGGCCCAGCTCTACGTGGCCAATGCCAACTACAACGAAGCTCGCCGCCAGTTCGCCACCAGTCAGCAACTGGTCGCCCTTGACCAGCAGATCGTCGAGCAACTGCGCAATCGCCACCAGGCGCAGGGTATTGGCGAGCTGGAGCTGATCCAGGGGGAACTGAATGCGCTGCAGGCCGACCTGCGCCGCGACCTGGCCTATGCCGAGCTGCGCAATAGCTATGGCCAGGTGTTCGCCAGCGCCGGGCTCGACCCGTTGCCACAGACCCTGCCGTCCGGCGAACTCGCCGACATTGCCCAGGCCCTGGGTAATAACGAGGCACGCTGGCAGCGTGGCGATATCGCCCCGGGCAGTTGA
- a CDS encoding LysR family transcriptional regulator, with protein MEIRHFRYFLAVARHGHFTRAAEQLGIAPPTLSRQIQDMERELGVRLFERSQREVSLTAAGQALLTEAEQAVQQFDAAQLGAQRAGRGDSGWIELGYVASAAYSGTLQQQVSRFVEDYPGVRLNIREVPMLELPALVHDGQLDLAYLRSPMELPQTLTAIALHQEGFVLALPASSRLNELKTIPAARLADETFILPEQISGTLAIAGQGGFTPRLGPQPGSLVAVLTLVSLGQGVAVVPASVVQRISLPQVNYRPIADSQASSWLSLVHRRFEKSPAVLRYIEGVRRGID; from the coding sequence ATGGAGATACGTCACTTCCGCTACTTCCTTGCCGTCGCCCGCCACGGCCACTTCACCCGCGCCGCCGAGCAACTGGGCATCGCCCCGCCGACCCTGAGCCGGCAGATCCAGGACATGGAGCGTGAGCTGGGCGTGCGACTGTTCGAACGCAGCCAGCGCGAGGTGAGCCTCACCGCCGCAGGCCAGGCATTGCTCACCGAGGCTGAACAGGCCGTACAGCAGTTCGACGCAGCGCAATTGGGTGCACAGCGTGCAGGCCGCGGCGACAGTGGTTGGATAGAGCTGGGCTACGTCGCATCGGCAGCCTACTCGGGCACCCTGCAGCAACAAGTGAGCCGATTTGTCGAAGACTACCCCGGGGTGCGCCTGAACATTCGCGAGGTGCCCATGCTCGAGCTCCCCGCCTTGGTCCACGATGGCCAGCTCGACCTCGCCTACCTGCGCTCGCCCATGGAGCTGCCGCAGACCCTGACGGCTATCGCCCTGCATCAGGAGGGCTTCGTCCTGGCGCTGCCGGCCAGCTCGCGCCTCAATGAGCTGAAGACAATCCCCGCCGCGCGGCTAGCCGACGAAACGTTCATCTTGCCTGAGCAGATCTCCGGCACCCTGGCAATCGCCGGCCAGGGCGGCTTCACGCCGCGCCTGGGGCCGCAGCCGGGTAGCCTGGTGGCAGTGCTCACCCTGGTTTCACTAGGCCAGGGCGTGGCCGTGGTACCCGCGTCGGTGGTCCAGCGCATCAGCCTCCCGCAGGTCAACTACCGGCCCATCGCCGACAGCCAGGCGAGCTCATGGCTGAGCCTGGTGCACCGCCGCTTCGAGAAGTCACCTGCGGTGCTGCGCTATATAGAAGGCGTACGCAGAGGAATCGACTGA
- the recC gene encoding exodeoxyribonuclease V subunit gamma, whose product MPQTTSLHPGFMIVQGNRLDELRNLVVSVMRRYPLAPLENEIALVQSNGIAQWLKLALAEDPQDDDQGGCGIAAAIDVQLPGSFMWQLYRRVLGRDEIPEVSLLDKAPLTWRLMRLLPEVIERPHFEPLRRFLTDDSDLRKRYQLAERLADLFDQYQVYRADWLKDWADGAHVLNTARGERKPLAAGNRWQAELWRLLLEDVGEEGMAQSRAGVHQRFIERINSLEQAPPGLPARLIVFGISSLPAQILEALAGLARFSQVLLCVHNPCRHHWGDIVADKDLLRHQYKRQQRKQGMPLQLDDELLHQHAHPLLAAWGKQGRDYINLLDSYDDPGSYQNVFSEGRIDLFSDAQPETLLNQLQDDILELRPLAETRTQWPAVDPAKDRSVRFHLAHSPQREVEILHDQLLARFSADPTLRPRDVIVMLPAIDTYAPHIRAVFGQLDRSDPRYIPFTLTDQGQRGRDPLLIALEHLLKLPDSRFAVSEVLDLLDVPAVRARFAIQEGDLPTLHRWIEGAGIRWGLSAEQRASLGLPEGLEQNSWRFGLRRMLLGYAVGVGEGCDGIEPYDEIGGLDAALIGPLVALLDALEVACQALTQPASAPDWGARLHALLQIFFLAENEHDELLLVQLQDLRDTWLETCETVGLQDLLPLTVVREAWLSGLDQGKLSQRFLAGSVNFCTLMPMRAIPFRVVCLLGMNDGDYPRAQPPLDFDLMASDYRPGDRSRREDDRYLLLEALLSARDQLYVSWVGRSIRDNSERPASVLIGQLRDHLAAGWQLAGAKAGLRDDAGQQLLHALTQEHPLQPFSQRYFQKGSPLFSFAHEWLALHQAEDGAATAAIGLSPYVSDEPLNLVQLQDFLRHPVRHFFSQRLKVFFETLEAPTPDEEPFVLDALQRYGLSESLLGAALADPDNAERALQAQARRLQACGLLPLAGFGEALQAELIQPLPDLLQRHRQLLQRWPTLVEGALPIHFEQGAQRLEGWLGRVYQGEDQSLLSIATVPNTLSAGRNSLKWHRLIPAWVMHLAACASGYPLHSALVASDLTLLLAPLPQADATQRLGELLVARQAGMNAPLPVAAKTAFAWLAQEDPDKALAAAARAYEGDGQNSFGERSESLALARQYRDFAALALEETFEGWCETLYRPLFAAPWQTLGNPESAQ is encoded by the coding sequence ATGCCGCAGACCACCTCACTCCACCCAGGTTTCATGATCGTCCAGGGCAATCGCTTGGACGAACTGCGTAATCTGGTGGTGAGCGTGATGCGCCGCTACCCCCTGGCGCCACTGGAAAACGAGATTGCGCTGGTACAGAGCAACGGTATCGCCCAATGGCTGAAACTGGCTCTGGCCGAGGACCCGCAAGACGACGATCAGGGCGGTTGCGGGATCGCCGCTGCCATCGATGTGCAGCTCCCGGGCAGCTTCATGTGGCAGCTGTATCGCCGTGTGTTGGGCCGTGATGAAATCCCCGAGGTTTCGCTGCTCGACAAGGCCCCCCTGACCTGGCGCCTGATGCGTCTGCTCCCGGAAGTGATCGAGCGTCCGCACTTCGAACCTCTGCGCCGCTTCCTCACCGACGATAGCGACCTGCGCAAGCGTTACCAGCTAGCTGAGCGCCTTGCCGACCTGTTCGACCAGTACCAGGTCTACCGCGCCGACTGGTTGAAGGACTGGGCAGATGGTGCCCATGTACTCAATACCGCCCGTGGCGAGCGCAAGCCCTTGGCTGCTGGCAATCGCTGGCAGGCCGAGTTGTGGCGGCTCCTGCTCGAGGACGTGGGCGAGGAGGGCATGGCCCAGAGCCGAGCCGGTGTGCACCAGCGCTTCATCGAACGTATCAACAGCCTGGAGCAGGCGCCCCCAGGGCTGCCGGCGCGATTGATCGTGTTCGGCATTTCGTCGCTGCCGGCACAGATCCTGGAAGCCCTGGCAGGTCTTGCCCGTTTCAGCCAGGTGCTGCTGTGCGTGCACAACCCCTGTCGTCACCACTGGGGCGATATCGTCGCCGACAAGGACCTGCTGCGGCACCAGTACAAACGCCAGCAACGCAAGCAGGGCATGCCTTTGCAGCTGGACGACGAACTGCTGCATCAGCATGCCCATCCGCTGTTGGCGGCCTGGGGCAAGCAGGGGCGCGACTACATCAACCTGCTCGACAGCTACGACGACCCAGGCAGCTACCAGAATGTCTTCAGCGAAGGCCGTATCGACCTGTTCAGTGATGCACAACCCGAGACCCTGCTCAACCAGCTGCAGGACGATATCCTCGAGCTGCGGCCTTTGGCCGAGACGCGTACGCAATGGCCAGCAGTCGATCCGGCCAAGGACCGCTCCGTGCGCTTCCACCTGGCCCATAGCCCGCAGCGCGAAGTCGAGATCCTCCACGACCAGTTACTCGCCCGCTTCAGCGCCGACCCGACCCTGCGCCCGCGCGACGTCATCGTCATGCTGCCGGCCATCGACACCTACGCACCGCATATCCGTGCCGTGTTCGGCCAGCTCGACCGCAGCGACCCGCGCTACATCCCCTTCACCCTGACCGACCAGGGCCAGCGTGGTCGCGACCCATTGCTGATTGCGCTGGAGCACCTGCTCAAGCTGCCCGACAGCCGCTTTGCCGTCAGTGAAGTGCTCGACCTGCTGGACGTACCGGCCGTGCGCGCCCGTTTCGCCATCCAGGAAGGCGACCTGCCGACGCTGCATCGCTGGATCGAAGGGGCGGGTATCCGCTGGGGGCTGAGTGCCGAACAGCGCGCCAGCCTGGGGCTGCCGGAAGGGCTGGAGCAGAACAGCTGGCGATTCGGCCTGCGCCGGATGTTGCTGGGGTACGCGGTCGGGGTGGGCGAAGGCTGTGACGGCATCGAGCCTTATGACGAGATCGGCGGCCTCGATGCCGCGCTGATCGGGCCGCTGGTCGCGTTGCTCGATGCCCTGGAGGTCGCTTGCCAGGCTCTGACCCAGCCGGCCTCTGCGCCAGACTGGGGCGCACGGCTGCACGCCCTGCTGCAGATCTTCTTCCTGGCCGAGAACGAACACGACGAGCTGCTCCTGGTGCAACTGCAGGATTTGCGCGACACCTGGCTGGAAACTTGCGAAACGGTGGGCCTGCAAGACTTGCTGCCGCTCACGGTGGTGCGCGAAGCCTGGCTGTCGGGGTTGGACCAGGGCAAGTTGTCGCAACGCTTCCTTGCCGGTTCCGTGAACTTCTGCACGCTGATGCCCATGCGTGCCATTCCGTTCCGGGTGGTCTGCCTGCTGGGCATGAACGATGGTGACTATCCACGCGCCCAGCCGCCCCTGGACTTCGACCTGATGGCCAGCGACTATCGCCCGGGCGACCGCTCCCGGCGAGAGGATGACCGTTACCTGTTGCTCGAAGCCCTGCTTTCGGCACGTGACCAGCTCTATGTCAGCTGGGTCGGACGCAGTATCCGCGACAACAGCGAGCGTCCGGCCTCGGTGCTGATCGGGCAACTGCGCGATCACCTGGCCGCCGGCTGGCAGCTCGCCGGTGCCAAGGCCGGGTTGCGCGATGACGCTGGACAGCAGTTGCTGCATGCGTTGACCCAGGAGCATCCGCTGCAGCCGTTCAGCCAGCGCTATTTCCAGAAAGGCAGCCCGCTGTTCAGCTTTGCCCATGAGTGGCTGGCCTTGCATCAGGCCGAGGACGGCGCAGCGACCGCCGCTATCGGGCTGTCGCCCTACGTCAGCGATGAACCGCTGAACCTGGTGCAGCTTCAGGACTTCCTGCGCCACCCGGTACGGCATTTTTTCAGCCAGCGCCTGAAAGTGTTCTTCGAAACGTTGGAGGCGCCGACTCCGGACGAAGAACCCTTCGTCCTGGATGCCCTGCAACGCTATGGCTTGAGTGAAAGCCTGCTCGGCGCCGCGCTGGCCGACCCCGACAACGCCGAGCGAGCCCTGCAAGCCCAGGCCCGGAGGCTGCAGGCCTGCGGGCTGCTACCGTTGGCCGGGTTCGGTGAGGCCTTGCAGGCGGAACTGATCCAGCCGCTGCCGGACTTGCTGCAACGCCATCGACAGTTGCTGCAGCGCTGGCCGACGCTGGTCGAGGGTGCCCTGCCGATTCACTTCGAACAGGGCGCGCAGCGCCTGGAAGGCTGGCTCGGCCGTGTGTACCAAGGCGAAGACCAAAGCCTGCTGAGCATCGCCACCGTGCCCAATACCCTCAGTGCCGGGCGCAACAGCCTGAAATGGCATCGCCTGATCCCGGCCTGGGTCATGCACCTTGCCGCCTGCGCCTCGGGCTATCCGCTGCACAGCGCGTTGGTGGCCAGCGACCTGACCTTGTTGTTGGCACCACTGCCGCAGGCCGATGCGACGCAGCGCCTGGGCGAGTTGCTGGTGGCACGTCAGGCGGGAATGAACGCGCCCTTGCCCGTCGCGGCCAAGACCGCCTTCGCCTGGCTGGCCCAGGAGGACCCGGACAAGGCCCTGGCTGCCGCAGCCCGGGCCTACGAAGG